The Mycoplasmopsis gallinacea genome includes a window with the following:
- a CDS encoding deoxyribonuclease IV: MIKLGSHVSFKKPDYLHGAAAESYSNKANTMMIYLGAPQTSKRVDTSEYQLDKYEELFEKHIAKEDIIVHAPYIVNPANPEKTTFACNFLIEEIQRMNYIGAKYLVLHPGAYTVFSPQEGLDTLIENLQYILENTKDVVICIETMSGKGTEIGIDFEQMRYVLDWINNDRVQICLDTCHVWDAGYDIKNYEKFKQELIEWDLLKHIKVIHLNDSKNDKGSQKDRHENIGKGKIGLETLKAIVHDKDFENIPIILETPWSDFGPIYKEEIELLLKK, from the coding sequence ATGATTAAATTAGGAAGCCACGTTTCATTTAAAAAACCTGATTATCTTCACGGTGCAGCTGCTGAAAGTTATTCAAATAAAGCTAATACAATGATGATTTATTTAGGGGCTCCACAAACATCAAAAAGAGTGGATACTTCAGAATATCAGTTAGATAAATATGAAGAACTTTTTGAAAAGCATATTGCAAAAGAAGATATTATTGTGCACGCACCTTATATTGTTAACCCAGCTAATCCTGAAAAAACTACCTTTGCATGTAATTTCTTAATTGAAGAAATTCAAAGAATGAACTATATTGGTGCTAAATATTTAGTATTACACCCAGGAGCATATACAGTATTTTCACCTCAAGAAGGTCTTGATACTCTAATTGAAAACCTTCAATATATCTTAGAAAATACTAAAGATGTTGTTATTTGTATCGAAACAATGAGCGGTAAAGGGACTGAAATTGGTATTGACTTTGAGCAAATGAGATATGTTTTAGACTGAATTAATAATGATAGAGTTCAAATTTGTTTAGATACTTGTCATGTTTGAGATGCTGGATATGACATTAAAAATTATGAGAAATTTAAACAAGAATTGATTGAATGAGATTTACTTAAACACATCAAAGTTATCCATTTAAATGATTCAAAAAATGACAAAGGATCTCAAAAAGATCGCCACGAAAATATTGGTAAAGGAAAAATCGGACTTGAGACATTAAAAGCAATTGTGCATGATAAAGATTTTGAGAATATTCCAATTATTTTAGAAACACCATGAAGCGATTTTGGACCAATTTATAAAGAAGAAATCGAATTATTACTTAAAAAATAG
- a CDS encoding phosphopentomutase, which yields MAKFKRVFMIVTDGLGIGPDRDQKAFGDAGANTIRSASFADEFKIDTWKKLGIGNITNLNGNYHTKNQLAYMAKVQEVSNAKDTLAGHWEMMGIKTLVPFPTFFEDGFPKELIAELEKAFDGRKIVGNKAASGTDIINELAHEEKNNGSIIVYTSMDSVLQICAHEEWTGLDNLYKYAKAAREICSSRPEWNVGRIIARPYVGEEGNYTRTFNRHDYANKPKEMILNELQKQGVEVISVGKINDIFVGQGISRHIPSGSDAKGMDITIELAQEDTENKFIFTNLVQFDSHYGHRRNVHGFAQNIADLDIKLAKLINVLREDDLLIMTSDHGNDPAYPGFNHTREFLPATIYSKSFKKPKTLENFNGLGTLGNIVARNFGAEIVTETGDDIFDKLV from the coding sequence ATGGCTAAATTTAAACGTGTTTTTATGATTGTTACAGATGGTTTAGGAATTGGACCTGATCGCGATCAAAAAGCATTTGGTGATGCTGGTGCTAATACAATTAGATCTGCTTCATTTGCAGATGAATTCAAAATTGATACTTGAAAAAAATTAGGTATTGGTAACATCACAAATTTAAATGGTAATTATCATACAAAAAATCAATTAGCTTACATGGCTAAAGTTCAAGAGGTGTCAAATGCTAAAGATACACTTGCAGGACACTGAGAAATGATGGGGATTAAAACCCTTGTTCCTTTCCCTACCTTCTTTGAAGATGGATTCCCAAAAGAATTAATTGCTGAATTAGAAAAAGCATTTGATGGGCGTAAAATTGTTGGTAATAAAGCAGCTTCTGGTACAGATATTATTAACGAGCTTGCTCATGAAGAAAAAAACAATGGATCAATTATTGTTTATACTTCAATGGACTCTGTGCTCCAAATTTGTGCTCACGAAGAATGAACAGGTTTAGATAATTTATACAAATATGCTAAAGCGGCAAGAGAAATTTGTTCAAGTAGACCCGAATGAAACGTAGGTAGAATTATCGCTCGTCCATATGTGGGTGAAGAAGGAAATTACACTAGAACATTCAACCGTCATGATTATGCAAATAAACCAAAAGAAATGATTTTAAACGAACTTCAAAAACAAGGTGTTGAAGTTATTTCTGTAGGTAAAATCAATGACATTTTCGTAGGACAAGGAATTTCAAGACACATTCCAAGTGGTAGTGATGCTAAAGGTATGGATATCACAATTGAACTTGCTCAAGAAGATACAGAAAACAAATTTATCTTTACAAACTTAGTGCAATTTGATTCACACTACGGACACAGAAGAAATGTACACGGATTTGCTCAAAACATTGCTGATTTAGATATCAAATTAGCTAAATTAATTAATGTGTTAAGAGAAGATGATTTATTAATTATGACAAGTGACCACGGAAATGATCCTGCTTATCCTGGATTTAATCATACACGTGAATTCTTACCAGCTACAATTTATTCTAAATCATTTAAAAAACCTAAAACACTTGAAAACTTCAATGGTTTAGGAACTCTTGGAAATATTGTTGCTAGAAACTTTGGTGCAGAAATTGTAACCGAAACTGGTGATGATATTTTCGATAAATTAGTTTAG
- a CDS encoding NAD(P)H-dependent oxidoreductase codes for MSKKLLFIDGSFFKDEKRSFSKALLNRLANHFERHSDFQVSKVDLNEIEHYKSVLHENNLDSYYNHPDVQNFLNQINNHDQIIISSAIINCSLSPILRNFLDSVAIPGKTFTYKKDQKPEYDFSQKKVHLIIESGGENDPRDLTSPLYYFRNVMILLGFQNFACTIIENTDVDPEMKKMGSIAYSEKILDEVVAEIAQ; via the coding sequence ATGAGTAAAAAATTATTATTTATTGATGGTTCTTTTTTCAAAGATGAAAAAAGATCTTTTTCAAAAGCTTTATTAAATCGCTTAGCAAATCACTTTGAAAGACATAGTGATTTTCAGGTTTCAAAAGTAGATTTAAATGAAATTGAGCACTATAAAAGTGTGTTACACGAAAACAACTTAGATTCTTATTATAATCATCCAGATGTTCAAAACTTTTTAAATCAAATTAACAATCATGATCAAATAATTATATCTTCAGCCATTATAAATTGTAGTTTAAGCCCAATTTTAAGGAACTTTCTAGACTCCGTTGCTATTCCAGGGAAAACTTTTACATACAAAAAAGATCAAAAGCCAGAATATGATTTTTCACAAAAGAAAGTGCATTTAATCATTGAATCAGGTGGAGAAAACGATCCGCGTGATCTAACTAGCCCGCTTTATTACTTTAGAAATGTGATGATTTTATTAGGATTCCAAAATTTTGCTTGCACAATAATTGAAAATACAGATGTAGATCCAGAGATGAAAAAAATGGGTTCAATTGCTTATAGTGAAAAAATTTTAGATGAGGTAGTTGCTGAAATTGCACAATAA
- the rplO gene encoding 50S ribosomal protein L15, producing MAIKLHSLKFTEGSRPEKHRKGRGHAAGKGKQAGKGQSGQNKRKGHRLGFEGGQTPWFRRIGKRGFTNVNHVEYQVVNLSDIQERFNDNDVVSVETLKAKNLAKRNLPVKLLANGELTKKVTVSLHKVSAAAKEAVEKAGGSVNEL from the coding sequence ATGGCTATTAAATTACATTCACTTAAATTCACAGAAGGTTCAAGACCAGAAAAACACCGTAAAGGTCGTGGACACGCTGCTGGAAAAGGAAAACAAGCTGGTAAAGGGCAATCAGGACAAAACAAACGTAAAGGACACAGACTTGGATTCGAAGGGGGTCAAACACCATGATTCCGTCGTATTGGTAAACGTGGATTCACAAACGTAAATCACGTTGAATATCAAGTAGTTAACCTTTCAGATATTCAAGAAAGATTTAATGATAACGATGTTGTTTCAGTTGAAACATTAAAAGCAAAAAACTTAGCAAAAAGAAACTTACCTGTTAAATTACTTGCAAATGGAGAATTAACTAAAAAAGTTACAGTTTCACTTCACAAAGTAAGTGCAGCCGCAAAAGAAGCAGTAGAAAAAGCTGGTGGATCAGTTAACGAATTATAA
- the rbfA gene encoding 30S ribosome-binding factor RbfA, protein MNEINLKRKESQAHQIVADILANGIKNANVVDPIVMDVVLSSDLSHLKVFVNLSGNQNKGIEALNNAAGYVRSILAKRLDWRKVPQIVFKIDDVSANGFKIDEILRKLNSEN, encoded by the coding sequence ATGAATGAAATTAACTTAAAAAGAAAAGAATCGCAAGCTCATCAAATTGTAGCTGATATTTTAGCAAATGGAATCAAAAACGCAAACGTTGTGGATCCTATTGTAATGGATGTAGTTCTTTCATCTGACCTTTCACACCTTAAAGTTTTTGTTAACCTTTCTGGTAATCAAAATAAAGGGATCGAAGCATTAAACAACGCAGCTGGTTATGTAAGAAGTATTCTTGCTAAAAGATTAGATTGAAGAAAAGTTCCTCAAATTGTCTTCAAAATTGATGATGTTAGTGCTAATGGATTTAAAATTGATGAAATTTTAAGAAAACTTAACTCAGAAAACTAA
- a CDS encoding potassium channel family protein, with protein sequence MKLTKFLKKYFNLEILSDIVWSNPEINEKYDKIKNEVRFAKLSYACLIVFVCSISFASLFNLNSLGSFGKSLVFIGQILSFFVFSFDYFAHLITYRFKVTSPLKIKYSLLFFPISFIGILLLLCVFSSVHALSLIGVNMDGKGFFGVLKGLNILKIFRIFLVFKLIAPFRIIINVFEKQRKLLTYIFLFIIILIILFGLIIWNNELEYVNQLRENFLDDNVKSQNNTIFIFANKEFANKEAAIEAAKNSADYQAIGSGYIDNFIDAIYFSTITLTTIGYGDFSPHAPISKALVSVMALLGVAIIAIPSGIIAGSFLTDIQSHLQNKKPSKLFGRKSKEEPKEENKETKIKEKEEQKND encoded by the coding sequence ATGAAATTAACAAAGTTTTTAAAAAAATATTTTAATTTAGAAATTCTATCTGACATTGTTTGATCTAATCCAGAAATTAACGAAAAATATGACAAAATCAAAAACGAAGTTAGATTTGCTAAATTGAGTTATGCTTGTTTAATTGTTTTTGTATGTTCAATTTCGTTTGCATCTTTATTTAACTTAAATAGTTTAGGATCATTTGGAAAAAGTTTAGTGTTTATTGGACAAATCTTATCATTTTTCGTATTTTCCTTTGATTATTTTGCGCACCTAATCACATATCGTTTTAAAGTGACTAGCCCATTAAAAATTAAGTACTCACTTTTATTTTTCCCAATTAGTTTTATTGGAATCTTGCTTCTTCTTTGTGTGTTCAGTTCAGTGCATGCTCTATCCTTAATTGGTGTTAATATGGATGGAAAAGGATTCTTTGGAGTCCTAAAAGGGCTTAACATTTTAAAGATTTTTAGAATCTTTTTAGTGTTTAAACTTATTGCTCCATTTAGAATCATTATTAACGTATTTGAAAAACAAAGAAAACTCCTTACTTACATTTTTCTTTTTATTATCATTTTAATTATCCTTTTTGGACTTATTATTTGAAATAATGAACTTGAGTATGTAAATCAATTACGTGAGAATTTCTTAGATGATAATGTAAAATCACAAAATAACACAATCTTTATTTTTGCAAATAAAGAATTTGCTAATAAAGAAGCTGCAATTGAAGCAGCTAAAAACTCTGCTGATTATCAAGCAATTGGATCTGGATATATTGATAATTTTATAGATGCTATTTACTTTTCAACAATTACTTTAACAACTATTGGTTATGGAGATTTTTCACCACATGCACCAATTTCAAAAGCATTAGTAAGTGTTATGGCTCTTTTAGGAGTAGCTATTATTGCAATTCCTTCCGGGATCATCGCTGGTTCTTTCTTAACAGATATCCAAAGTCATTTACAAAACAAAAAACCAAGCAAACTTTTTGGTAGAAAAAGTAAAGAAGAGCCCAAAGAAGAAAATAAAGAAACTAAAATAAAAGAAAAGGAAGAACAAAAAAATGATTAA
- a CDS encoding FMN-dependent NADH-azoreductase yields MAKILFFDGNLINNENSFSKHATNFVYDEYVKNNPNDEVLRFDLNETHSKVFLNKNNMTTYWQEVESDKWIDLLKSADKVVISCSMTNFGPTVVVKNFIDSIAVANKTFSYKYSKKGEAIGLLNNLKVLIIASQGAPRDWYPWGSHIEWLKGTWNFLGANKVETIEIAGTKVEPISKTTPAEYLKSREAELQELVKNF; encoded by the coding sequence ATGGCAAAAATTTTATTTTTTGATGGAAACTTAATTAATAACGAAAATTCATTTTCTAAACATGCAACAAACTTTGTTTATGATGAATATGTAAAAAATAATCCTAATGATGAAGTGTTACGTTTTGATTTGAACGAAACACACTCAAAAGTATTTTTAAACAAAAATAATATGACTACTTATTGACAAGAAGTCGAATCTGATAAGTGAATCGATTTATTAAAAAGCGCAGATAAAGTAGTAATTTCTTGTTCAATGACAAACTTTGGGCCAACTGTAGTTGTGAAAAACTTTATTGATTCAATCGCTGTTGCAAATAAAACTTTTAGTTATAAATATTCTAAAAAAGGTGAAGCAATTGGTCTTTTAAATAACTTAAAAGTACTTATTATTGCTTCACAAGGAGCGCCAAGAGATTGATATCCTTGAGGTAGTCATATTGAATGATTAAAAGGAACTTGAAATTTCTTGGGAGCTAATAAAGTGGAAACAATCGAAATAGCAGGCACAAAAGTTGAGCCAATTTCAAAAACGACACCTGCAGAATACTTAAAATCAAGAGAAGCAGAATTACAAGAATTAGTTAAAAACTTTTAA
- a CDS encoding LacI family DNA-binding transcriptional regulator: MKKQISYKDISEMAGVSISTISRYYNNGYVSKKTKEKIESVVKQHRYYPNHGARMIRGKDHSVFVIMPEWEQNVSLAITSGIVQACKKNGRRVNTTYTGVSTEEYIETIRYILSWRPTSIVVFVANYDIKLFDFLKDIDDVSIVVFGHEVPGLNWIKVDEKKGFEEVTLKFIREVQDKSKILFLADKKINSQQMQERYEGFVKSCEASNVEYIRKEVNTKDGNDLNSIIRFIRAEGISNVVCSSHEIYIVLANLAGNSLRLTDIGYKSIYDYIKHYKAKVFIDYPLIGVEIEKMILLNNVDGITQEKKIKARII, from the coding sequence ATGAAAAAACAAATTTCTTATAAAGATATATCAGAGATGGCGGGTGTATCAATATCAACTATTAGTAGATATTACAATAATGGATACGTATCAAAGAAAACGAAAGAAAAAATTGAATCAGTAGTAAAACAACATAGATATTACCCAAATCACGGTGCTAGAATGATTAGAGGTAAAGATCACTCTGTTTTTGTTATTATGCCTGAATGAGAACAAAATGTCTCATTAGCAATTACTAGCGGTATTGTGCAAGCATGTAAGAAAAACGGAAGAAGAGTAAATACAACTTACACAGGTGTTTCAACAGAAGAATATATTGAAACAATTAGATATATTCTTTCATGAAGACCTACTTCTATTGTTGTTTTTGTGGCTAATTATGATATTAAATTATTTGATTTTCTAAAAGACATTGATGATGTTTCAATTGTTGTATTTGGACACGAAGTGCCAGGGCTTAATTGAATCAAAGTAGATGAGAAAAAAGGTTTTGAAGAAGTTACTCTCAAATTCATTAGAGAAGTGCAAGATAAATCAAAAATCTTATTCCTTGCTGATAAGAAAATCAATTCACAGCAAATGCAAGAACGTTATGAAGGGTTTGTAAAAAGCTGTGAAGCTTCAAATGTTGAATACATTAGAAAAGAAGTTAATACAAAAGACGGGAATGATCTTAACTCAATTATTCGTTTCATTAGAGCTGAGGGAATATCTAATGTAGTGTGTTCAAGCCATGAAATTTACATTGTACTTGCAAACTTAGCTGGAAATAGCTTAAGATTAACTGATATTGGTTATAAATCAATTTACGATTACATCAAGCATTACAAAGCTAAAGTGTTTATTGATTACCCACTTATTGGTGTGGAAATTGAAAAGATGATTCTTTTAAACAATGTTGACGGAATTACCCAAGAAAAGAAAATTAAAGCTAGAATAATTTAA
- the rpsE gene encoding 30S ribosomal protein S5, translated as MENQKETKVAAGTQEVTAKKQPRNSFAKDSNKETKPRSNRSEFSRKPRKPRSEQAVSEYSEKVIDIARVTKVVKGGRRFSFSAFVVVGNKKGSVGYGHGKANEVPDAIKKAIKDAQNNLVEVPVLNGTVPHETRAKFLSSKVMLKPAPKGKGLIASGTVRAVVELAGYSDIVTKTYGSRSKANTVKAAVKALQELRTPEQIAFIRDKDVKDLI; from the coding sequence ATGGAAAACCAAAAAGAAACAAAAGTTGCTGCTGGAACACAAGAAGTTACAGCTAAAAAACAACCAAGAAATTCTTTTGCTAAAGATTCAAACAAAGAGACAAAACCTCGTTCAAATCGTTCAGAATTTTCAAGAAAACCTCGTAAACCAAGATCAGAACAAGCAGTGTCAGAATACTCAGAAAAAGTTATCGATATCGCTCGTGTTACAAAAGTTGTTAAAGGTGGAAGAAGATTTAGTTTCTCAGCATTTGTTGTTGTTGGGAACAAAAAAGGTAGCGTTGGATATGGACATGGTAAGGCAAATGAAGTTCCAGATGCAATTAAAAAAGCTATCAAAGATGCACAAAACAACTTAGTTGAAGTCCCAGTTTTAAATGGAACAGTGCCACACGAAACAAGAGCAAAATTCTTATCATCAAAAGTTATGCTTAAACCTGCACCTAAAGGGAAAGGGCTTATTGCTTCTGGAACAGTGCGTGCGGTTGTAGAACTTGCAGGATACTCAGATATCGTTACAAAAACATACGGTTCACGTTCAAAAGCTAATACAGTTAAGGCTGCTGTTAAAGCTTTACAAGAACTTAGAACACCTGAACAAATTGCTTTTATTAGAGACAAAGATGTAAAGGACTTAATATAA
- a CDS encoding helix-turn-helix domain-containing protein has protein sequence MIKLLKRKSTEYERKLTKRLRFLEEHKDWSNVKIAKKLGVSPESVRKWRLKIEKGEEILVLHKNRKNTNASKHSSEELNEIFIEYQNFCNTQNNFKCVPLKQYYRDYLQDKIDISYVQLFRRFKTLGLSSFCNSKKQK, from the coding sequence ATGATCAAACTATTAAAACGTAAAAGTACAGAATATGAGCGTAAACTCACGAAAAGGCTTAGATTTTTAGAAGAACACAAAGATTGATCAAACGTGAAAATCGCTAAAAAACTCGGCGTATCGCCTGAATCTGTGCGTAAATGAAGACTTAAAATCGAAAAAGGGGAAGAGATTTTAGTGCTTCACAAAAACAGAAAGAACACAAATGCTTCTAAACACTCATCGGAAGAATTAAATGAAATATTTATTGAATATCAAAACTTTTGTAACACACAAAATAACTTTAAATGTGTGCCATTAAAACAATATTATCGTGATTATCTTCAAGATAAGATTGATATTAGTTATGTTCAACTTTTCAGAAGATTTAAAACACTAGGGCTATCTAGTTTTTGCAATAGCAAAAAACAAAAATAG
- the pip gene encoding prolyl aminopeptidase, producing the protein MNNKNVKFKENYLELDSKTKMWYATYGNPKGFPILVVHGGPGGGSHTALTKFVDVKFFKYIFFDQRGCGKSTPHLELKNNNTQQLVEDIEALRKYLKLDKLTIFGGSWGTTLTLMYAIKYPQNVATMILRGVFLARQEDVDFLYEGKGANWFFPKEYEVFKNAVVNLKGRTNIAKYYKALTNKNLDLEYRKKFAAIFYKWEFSLVSVREREFKKEYEQEAYDLALLESHYFYNKSFMPSDNYILENADKFKHIPTYIIHGHFDIDTRLIGAYLLEQKLDNVKTYYNHMAGHSLLDSANLQALEDILEQLKNKAS; encoded by the coding sequence ATGAATAATAAAAACGTAAAATTTAAGGAAAACTATTTGGAGCTTGATTCAAAAACCAAAATGTGGTATGCCACATATGGTAATCCAAAAGGTTTTCCTATTTTAGTAGTCCACGGTGGCCCAGGCGGTGGATCACACACCGCACTAACAAAATTTGTAGATGTTAAATTCTTTAAATACATATTTTTTGATCAAAGAGGGTGTGGAAAAAGCACACCGCATTTAGAGTTAAAAAATAATAACACACAACAATTAGTTGAAGATATCGAAGCTTTAAGAAAATATTTAAAGCTTGATAAATTAACAATCTTTGGTGGCAGCTGAGGAACAACACTGACTTTAATGTATGCTATTAAATATCCACAAAATGTTGCTACAATGATACTTAGAGGTGTTTTTTTAGCCCGTCAAGAAGATGTGGATTTTCTTTATGAAGGAAAAGGTGCTAATTGATTCTTCCCTAAAGAATATGAAGTATTTAAAAATGCAGTAGTTAATTTAAAAGGAAGAACAAACATTGCTAAGTATTATAAAGCTTTAACAAATAAAAATCTTGATCTTGAATATAGAAAGAAGTTTGCTGCTATTTTTTATAAATGAGAATTTTCTCTTGTTAGTGTTAGAGAGCGTGAATTTAAAAAAGAATATGAGCAGGAAGCTTATGATTTAGCTCTTTTAGAAAGCCATTATTTTTACAATAAATCATTTATGCCAAGTGATAACTACATTTTAGAAAATGCAGATAAATTTAAGCATATTCCAACTTACATTATTCACGGGCATTTTGACATCGATACCCGTTTAATTGGGGCTTATTTATTAGAGCAAAAGTTGGATAATGTCAAAACTTATTACAATCACATGGCAGGGCATTCGCTTTTAGATTCAGCCAACTTACAAGCCCTTGAAGATATTTTAGAGCAATTAAAAAACAAAGCTAGTTAG
- a CDS encoding M24 family metallopeptidase — MNRSRLDKLFTEHGVDAYISEAPQTRLWFAGVQTSDGLIVIEKDKATLFVDGRYIEYAQNHAKNVDIVLMQGNSTKEWFAKKGFRKIALDNNYLVKQVQDRILYYTGKDVQIHWVDAQELRIVKDEKEIETLQKAINISLKAYDKLMEWLKPGVTEKEAAAYLNYQLKLNGCQKEGFTEIIATGANSAEPHHHPTDKVIENNTLLKVDFGGEYNGYTADITRTIILGGEENAKDPKMAEILNIVKEAAAAGRKAVRPGIKTSEIDKICRDYIAEKGYGKYFVHSTGHGLGIDVHEYPNVGATSNFVLEPGMVITVEPGIYIEGLGGARIEDDVLVTENGHRVLTRPNE; from the coding sequence ATGAATCGTTCAAGATTAGACAAGCTTTTTACAGAGCATGGTGTAGATGCTTATATTTCTGAAGCTCCACAAACTAGATTATGATTTGCTGGTGTTCAAACCTCAGATGGTTTAATTGTTATTGAAAAAGATAAAGCTACATTATTCGTAGACGGAAGATATATCGAATACGCACAAAATCACGCTAAAAACGTTGATATTGTGTTAATGCAAGGCAATTCTACAAAGGAATGATTTGCTAAAAAAGGATTTAGGAAAATAGCTCTTGACAATAACTATTTAGTAAAACAAGTGCAAGATCGCATTTTATACTACACAGGTAAAGATGTACAAATTCATTGAGTAGATGCGCAAGAGCTTAGAATTGTGAAAGATGAAAAAGAAATTGAAACACTTCAAAAAGCTATTAATATCTCATTAAAAGCTTATGACAAACTTATGGAGTGATTAAAACCTGGTGTAACTGAAAAAGAAGCAGCAGCTTATTTAAATTACCAATTAAAACTTAACGGGTGTCAAAAAGAAGGGTTTACAGAAATTATTGCAACAGGTGCAAATAGTGCTGAACCACACCATCATCCAACTGATAAAGTTATTGAAAACAACACTTTATTAAAAGTAGACTTTGGTGGTGAATATAACGGATATACAGCTGATATTACAAGAACAATTATTTTAGGCGGAGAAGAAAATGCTAAAGATCCTAAAATGGCCGAAATTCTTAATATTGTAAAAGAGGCAGCTGCAGCTGGTAGAAAAGCAGTTCGTCCTGGTATTAAAACAAGTGAAATTGACAAAATTTGCCGTGATTACATTGCGGAAAAAGGGTATGGAAAATACTTTGTTCACTCAACAGGTCATGGATTAGGAATTGATGTACATGAATATCCAAATGTTGGTGCAACTTCTAATTTTGTTTTAGAACCTGGAATGGTTATTACTGTTGAACCTGGTATTTACATCGAAGGACTTGGTGGTGCAAGAATTGAAGATGATGTTCTTGTTACTGAAAATGGACATAGAGTTTTAACTCGTCCAAATGAATAA
- the rpmG gene encoding 50S ribosomal protein L33, with the protein MAREGFTLACTECKMENYISKKNKKNHPEKLETKKYCSKCNAHQLHKEKK; encoded by the coding sequence ATGGCTAGAGAAGGATTCACATTAGCATGTACAGAATGCAAAATGGAAAATTACATTTCTAAAAAGAACAAAAAAAATCACCCAGAAAAATTAGAAACTAAAAAATATTGTTCAAAATGTAATGCTCACCAACTTCACAAAGAGAAAAAATAA
- a CDS encoding low temperature requirement protein A: MMKQAVINFVKKVSLAELFYDLVFVLAISRFVNIFEHDDHSKIVFQDFLKFGLVLISLINVWVTKTIFINRYGRDTFVEKLFMLIDMAIIMYISYSINNNWEESFTRFNLAFSFIVFSFVAQFIYFLFANKEVCEYRKAFYIHISFFSVIGIAIVSISQLSYSIGIYPAIVILIITWLVPHFIRFIVKEKPINSPHAIERLNLLTIIFFGEMLIVLSHYFEHLDWKGILAILFCGSLFLYYTLFFDNMIDHHKGNKRVYWLFFIHYLIFIALSLLSLDFEFSIHNQLSSTLIWVICYIALIIYVLCLFVILYLFGKPKYRFNLIYIGSTLWILGFIFGIGFINIGYLFYHFCLTSSFAVIMVIQLYAFIYSKKRYSKTN, translated from the coding sequence ATGATGAAACAAGCGGTAATAAATTTTGTTAAAAAAGTTTCGCTTGCTGAATTATTTTATGATTTAGTTTTTGTTTTAGCTATTTCGCGGTTTGTAAATATTTTTGAACATGATGACCATAGTAAAATAGTTTTTCAAGATTTTTTAAAATTTGGCTTAGTGCTTATCAGTTTAATCAACGTTTGGGTTACTAAAACCATTTTTATCAATCGGTATGGTAGGGATACCTTTGTTGAAAAACTATTTATGCTAATCGATATGGCTATTATTATGTATATTTCTTATTCAATTAATAATAATTGAGAAGAAAGTTTTACCAGGTTTAATTTAGCATTTAGTTTTATAGTATTTAGTTTTGTAGCGCAGTTTATTTACTTTTTATTTGCAAACAAAGAAGTTTGCGAATATCGGAAAGCATTTTATATTCACATTTCATTTTTCTCTGTAATTGGGATTGCAATAGTTTCAATTTCACAACTAAGCTACTCAATAGGTATTTATCCTGCAATTGTGATTTTAATTATCACTTGACTTGTGCCTCACTTCATTCGTTTTATTGTTAAGGAAAAACCAATTAATTCACCACATGCAATTGAAAGATTAAATCTTCTTACAATCATTTTCTTTGGTGAAATGCTTATTGTTTTATCACACTATTTTGAACACCTAGATTGAAAAGGGATTTTGGCTATTTTATTTTGCGGTTCTTTATTTTTATATTACACATTGTTTTTTGACAATATGATTGATCATCACAAAGGCAATAAAAGAGTTTATTGGTTATTCTTTATTCACTATTTAATATTTATAGCTCTTAGTCTTTTAAGTTTAGATTTTGAATTTAGCATTCATAATCAACTTTCATCCACTTTAATTTGAGTTATTTGTTATATAGCTTTAATTATTTATGTACTTTGCTTATTTGTCATTCTTTATCTTTTTGGAAAACCAAAATATCGTTTTAATTTAATTTACATTGGAAGCACACTTTGAATTCTTGGTTTTATTTTCGGAATAGGATTTATCAATATTGGCTACCTATTTTACCATTTCTGTTTAACTAGTTCTTTTGCTGTAATAATGGTAATTCAACTTTATGCTTTCATTTATTCCAAAAAAAGATACTCAAAAACAAATTAA